In Halomonas alkalicola, the following proteins share a genomic window:
- a CDS encoding glycerol-3-phosphate dehydrogenase/oxidase, producing MQLRNSNLDKLASETFDVLIIGGGINGASAAAALAGKGVKVALIDRGDFAGSTSMHSSNLVWGGIKYMESYDFSLVRKLCKSRNHLMRSYPSTVQEIRFLTTVTRGFRHHPRFLWAGTWLYWLIGNAATRLPKFLSPSALRERESIIDTSEAAGGFEYSDAYLHDNDARFTFNFVRTALDYGAAAANYVESLGAQRQDGTWVTRARNVIDGDTFEIRAQVIVNAAGPWVDEHNAMTRQQTQHQHVYSKGIHLIVPKLTSSQRVLAFFADDGRLFFVIPMGERTCIGTTDTRMESPDVHVTDEDVAFVLDNINKRLKLAKPLDRDVIIASRCGVRPLAVKASAGSGRDFLQLSRKHVIDTNAADAHISIFGGKLTDCLNVGEEIVAEVKRFGVAVPYPDYRWYGEPPETVRQEFLHQARLMDLDAMTSPEASEPLTTRLWRRYGTHALDMLEEIREDPRQGELLIEGTEYIRCELHQAKRREMITRLEDFLRRRAKISLVVNNDQIRHSPGLREACEMLFGDQAQARYDEYFADPHDQTPEALSPVAAADNPARSESLKWWRDARSRPPPRPLESLRGSERQGICHGGSPYPSLYVRLWSLSVRQVVLEATAAQQDDHIQWRDNREPP from the coding sequence ATGCAACTGCGCAACAGCAATCTCGACAAGCTGGCCAGCGAGACCTTCGACGTGTTGATCATCGGGGGCGGGATCAACGGCGCCTCCGCGGCAGCCGCCCTGGCCGGAAAAGGCGTCAAAGTGGCGCTGATCGATCGCGGCGATTTCGCCGGCAGCACCAGCATGCACTCCTCCAACCTGGTATGGGGCGGCATCAAGTACATGGAGAGCTACGACTTTTCACTGGTTCGCAAGCTGTGCAAGAGCCGCAACCACCTGATGAGAAGCTACCCCTCAACGGTGCAGGAGATACGCTTCCTAACCACTGTGACGCGGGGGTTTCGTCACCATCCCCGCTTCTTGTGGGCGGGCACCTGGCTCTACTGGCTGATTGGCAACGCCGCCACCCGGCTGCCAAAATTCTTGTCCCCCTCCGCCCTCAGAGAGCGCGAGTCGATCATCGACACCAGCGAGGCCGCGGGCGGCTTCGAGTACTCGGACGCCTACCTGCACGACAACGATGCCCGCTTCACCTTCAACTTCGTGCGGACGGCGCTGGACTACGGTGCGGCTGCCGCCAACTATGTGGAGTCGCTCGGCGCGCAACGCCAGGACGGCACCTGGGTCACACGCGCGCGCAACGTCATTGACGGCGACACCTTCGAGATTCGCGCCCAGGTTATCGTCAACGCCGCCGGCCCCTGGGTAGACGAGCATAACGCCATGACCAGGCAGCAGACCCAGCATCAGCACGTCTACTCCAAGGGCATTCATCTGATTGTACCGAAGCTCACCAGCAGCCAGCGCGTACTGGCCTTCTTCGCCGATGATGGCCGCCTCTTCTTCGTCATCCCCATGGGCGAGCGCACCTGTATCGGCACGACCGATACCCGCATGGAGAGCCCCGACGTGCATGTGACAGACGAAGATGTCGCCTTCGTACTGGACAACATCAACAAGCGCCTCAAGCTGGCCAAACCCCTCGACCGCGATGTCATCATCGCCTCGCGCTGCGGCGTCCGCCCGCTAGCGGTCAAGGCCAGCGCCGGCAGCGGCCGTGACTTTCTGCAGCTCTCGCGCAAGCATGTTATCGACACCAACGCTGCCGACGCGCACATCAGCATCTTTGGCGGCAAGCTGACCGACTGCCTGAACGTGGGCGAGGAGATCGTCGCCGAGGTGAAGCGCTTTGGGGTGGCGGTGCCCTATCCTGACTATCGCTGGTACGGCGAGCCCCCCGAGACAGTCAGGCAGGAATTCTTGCATCAGGCGCGCCTGATGGATCTCGACGCCATGACCTCACCGGAGGCGTCAGAGCCGCTGACGACGCGGCTGTGGCGGCGCTACGGGACCCATGCTCTGGACATGCTCGAGGAGATTCGGGAAGACCCGCGCCAGGGCGAACTACTGATCGAGGGCACCGAATACATCCGCTGCGAGCTGCACCAGGCCAAGCGCCGTGAAATGATCACCCGGCTCGAGGACTTCCTGCGACGTCGCGCCAAGATCTCCCTGGTGGTCAACAACGATCAGATTCGCCACTCTCCCGGCCTTCGGGAAGCCTGTGAAATGCTTTTCGGTGACCAAGCCCAGGCACGCTATGATGAGTACTTCGCCGATCCACACGATCAGACGCCTGAAGCACTTAGCCCCGTGGCCGCGGCGGACAATCCGGCCCGCTCCGAATCGCTGAAGTGGTGGAGGGACGCTCGATCCAGACCACCACCACGCCCTCTGGAGAGCCTCAGGGGCAGCGAAAGGCAGGGAATTTGCCATGGAGGCTCCCCTTATCCCTCATTGTATGTTCGATTATGGTCACTGAGTGTGCGTCAGGTAGTGTTGGAAGCGACTGCAGCACAACAAGATGATCACATACAATGGCGTGACAATAGGGAGCCCCCATGA
- the purN gene encoding phosphoribosylglycinamide formyltransferase, with protein sequence MSDTDYASDTLNDFASEPVGARRVVVLISGSGSNLQALIDEQTHDRLGGEIVAVISNEPDAYGLTRAREAGIDAVVLPHREYDSREAYDGALIKVIERHEPDLIVLAGFMRILTPRFVQRFLGRMLNIHPSLLPAYQGHDTHARALADGVAEHGCSVHFVTEELDGGPVVIQVAVDVAEGETEASLKEKVHAREHLIYPIAVKWFLEGRLQFAPGGATLDGTPLPAQGVRLSHADAAEELDEQ encoded by the coding sequence ATGAGCGATACCGACTACGCCAGCGACACCCTGAACGACTTCGCCTCGGAGCCGGTCGGTGCGCGCCGGGTGGTGGTGCTGATCTCCGGCAGCGGCAGCAACCTGCAGGCGCTGATCGACGAGCAGACCCATGACCGCCTGGGCGGCGAGATCGTCGCCGTGATCTCCAACGAGCCCGACGCCTACGGCCTCACCCGCGCCCGGGAGGCCGGGATCGACGCCGTGGTGCTCCCCCACCGCGAGTACGACAGCCGCGAGGCCTACGATGGCGCCCTGATCAAGGTGATCGAGCGCCACGAGCCGGACCTGATCGTGCTGGCCGGCTTCATGCGCATCCTCACCCCGCGCTTCGTGCAGCGCTTCCTCGGGCGGATGCTCAATATCCACCCCTCGCTGCTGCCCGCCTACCAGGGGCACGACACCCACGCCCGGGCCCTGGCCGACGGCGTGGCCGAGCACGGCTGCAGCGTGCACTTCGTGACCGAGGAGCTCGACGGCGGCCCCGTGGTGATCCAGGTGGCCGTCGACGTGGCCGAGGGCGAGACCGAAGCGAGCCTCAAGGAGAAGGTGCACGCCCGCGAGCACCTGATCTACCCCATCGCGGTGAAGTGGTTCCTGGAGGGGCGCCTGCAGTTCGCCCCCGGCGGCGCCACCCTGGACGGCACCCCGCTGCCGGCACAGGGCGTGCGCCTCTCCCACGCCGATGCGGCCGAGGAGCTGGACGAGCAGTAG
- the purM gene encoding phosphoribosylformylglycinamidine cyclo-ligase, translating into MTDSPSSRPSLSYKDAGVDIDAGNALVDRIKGVAKRTTRPEVMGGLGGFGALCQLPSGYREPVLVSGTDGVGTKLRLAMDLGRHDTIGIDLVAMCVNDLVVAGAEPLFFLDYYATGKLDVDIAADVVTGIGDGCEQAGCALVGGETAEMPGMYEGSDYDLAGFCVGVVEKSEILDGKKVAEGDALLGIASSGPHSNGYSLIRKILEVSGASLDTDLDGTALGDALMAPTRIYVKSLLSLIKESGVPVHALSHITGGGLTENLPRVLPEGLAAKVDVASWTRPAVFDWLQQQGNVAEDEMHRVLNCGIGMVVVVPAEKADQARAHLQALGETVHRIGEIVARDGDEEQIRLENLRA; encoded by the coding sequence ATGACCGACTCCCCCTCTTCCCGCCCCTCGCTCAGCTACAAGGACGCCGGCGTCGACATCGATGCCGGCAACGCCCTGGTCGACCGCATCAAGGGCGTCGCCAAGCGTACCACCCGCCCCGAGGTCATGGGCGGCCTGGGCGGCTTCGGCGCCCTGTGCCAGCTGCCGAGCGGCTACCGCGAGCCGGTACTGGTCTCCGGCACCGACGGCGTGGGCACCAAGCTGCGCCTGGCCATGGACCTTGGCCGCCACGACACCATCGGCATCGACCTGGTGGCGATGTGTGTGAACGACCTGGTGGTGGCGGGTGCCGAGCCGCTGTTCTTCCTCGACTACTATGCCACGGGCAAGCTCGATGTGGACATCGCCGCCGACGTGGTGACCGGCATCGGCGACGGCTGCGAGCAGGCCGGCTGCGCCCTGGTGGGCGGCGAGACCGCCGAGATGCCCGGCATGTACGAGGGCAGCGACTATGACCTGGCCGGCTTCTGCGTCGGCGTGGTGGAGAAGTCCGAGATCCTCGACGGCAAGAAGGTCGCCGAGGGCGATGCGCTGCTGGGCATCGCCTCCTCCGGCCCCCACTCCAACGGCTACTCGCTGATCCGCAAGATCCTCGAGGTCTCGGGCGCCTCTCTCGACACCGACCTGGACGGCACGGCGCTGGGCGACGCCCTGATGGCGCCCACCCGCATCTACGTCAAGTCGCTGCTGTCGCTGATCAAGGAGAGCGGCGTACCGGTCCATGCGCTCTCCCACATCACCGGCGGCGGCCTCACCGAGAACCTGCCCCGGGTGCTGCCCGAGGGCCTCGCGGCGAAGGTCGACGTGGCCAGCTGGACCCGCCCGGCGGTCTTCGACTGGCTACAGCAGCAGGGCAACGTGGCCGAGGACGAGATGCACCGGGTGCTCAACTGCGGCATCGGCATGGTGGTGGTGGTGCCGGCCGAGAAGGCCGACCAGGCCCGCGCCCACCTGCAGGCCCTGGGCGAGACGGTGCATCGCATCGGCGAGATCGTCGCCCGGGACGGCGACGAGGAACAGATTCGCCTGGAGAACCTTCGGGCATGA
- a CDS encoding carboxypeptidase-like regulatory domain-containing protein translates to MKRWIPMLLPGLLLAGCEIMPPAPTPTERIEVVDREVEPAEEVREVAPGRVARQVAFPAAEYAALEKSGSAVISGRLMLGGQPVAGAGVSAAPVTTYSAEAAEKALAGIAVEPADPRAREYTHSTRTDGSGRFRLTGLPAGAFYLSGAGPDPRTGEARVVIRQVQLSRGQQMEVELSR, encoded by the coding sequence ATGAAACGCTGGATACCGATGCTGCTGCCGGGGCTGCTGCTGGCCGGCTGCGAGATCATGCCCCCCGCCCCGACGCCCACCGAGCGCATCGAGGTGGTCGACCGCGAGGTCGAGCCGGCCGAGGAGGTCCGCGAGGTCGCTCCCGGGCGTGTGGCTCGCCAGGTGGCCTTCCCCGCCGCCGAGTATGCCGCCCTGGAGAAGTCGGGCAGCGCCGTGATCAGCGGTCGACTGATGCTGGGCGGCCAGCCGGTGGCGGGCGCCGGCGTCTCCGCCGCGCCGGTGACCACCTACTCCGCCGAGGCGGCGGAGAAGGCGCTGGCCGGCATCGCCGTGGAGCCCGCCGACCCGCGAGCGCGGGAGTATACCCACAGCACGCGCACCGACGGCAGCGGCCGCTTCCGCCTCACCGGCCTGCCCGCAGGCGCATTCTACCTCTCCGGCGCCGGTCCCGACCCGCGCACCGGCGAGGCGCGGGTGGTGATCCGCCAGGTGCAGCTGAGCCGTGGCCAGCAGATGGAGGTCGAGCTCAGCCGCTGA
- the glpD gene encoding glycerol-3-phosphate dehydrogenase has product MAPLDLMVIGGGINGTGIANDAAGRGLRVGLCEQGDLASATSSASSKLIHGGLRYLEHREFRLVSEALREREVLMAKAPHIIWPMRFLLPHRSHLRPAWMIRAGLFLYDHLGKRRALPASRGVRFTAQGPLAPSITRGFEYSDCWVDDARLVVLNALQAREQGAEVLVRTRCIAAREVEGLWELELEDAASGERFLRRARALVNAAGPWVEQVIRQGLAREPRYGIRMIQGSHLVVPRLNEDERAYILQNQDGRIVFVLPWEEDFSLVGTTDRRYDGDPARVTATDEEIDYLLGVVNAHFRRPLARKDVLRTFSGVRPLCDDESTAPSAMTRDYTLHLDTSGVPLLSVFGGKLTTYRRLAEAALAQLAPHLPTMGPAWTEKTPLPGGDIGSQVDFTARLLAEFPWLGEARARRFARTYGSLCLEFLASARAEADLGQAFGAGLTAREVDYLVDREWAVGLEDVLWRRTKLAMRLSERDRQRLDHYLTTRQRRTSMGVN; this is encoded by the coding sequence ATGGCACCCCTGGACCTCATGGTGATCGGCGGCGGAATCAACGGCACCGGCATTGCCAACGACGCGGCCGGCCGCGGGCTGCGCGTCGGCCTCTGCGAACAGGGCGACCTCGCCAGCGCCACCTCCTCCGCCAGCAGCAAGCTCATCCATGGCGGCCTGCGCTACCTGGAACACCGCGAGTTTCGACTGGTGAGCGAGGCGCTGCGCGAGCGCGAGGTGCTGATGGCCAAGGCGCCCCATATCATCTGGCCAATGCGCTTCCTGCTCCCCCACCGCTCCCATCTGCGGCCGGCCTGGATGATTCGCGCCGGCCTCTTCCTCTATGATCATCTGGGCAAACGCCGAGCGCTGCCCGCCTCCCGCGGCGTGCGCTTCACCGCCCAGGGCCCGCTCGCACCGAGCATCACCCGTGGCTTCGAATACTCCGACTGCTGGGTGGACGATGCCCGCCTGGTGGTGCTCAACGCCCTGCAGGCCCGGGAGCAGGGCGCCGAGGTGCTGGTCCGCACCCGCTGTATCGCTGCCCGCGAGGTGGAGGGGCTCTGGGAGCTGGAGTTGGAGGATGCCGCCAGCGGCGAGCGCTTCCTGCGCCGCGCCCGGGCGCTGGTCAACGCCGCCGGCCCCTGGGTGGAGCAAGTGATACGCCAGGGGCTCGCGCGCGAGCCGCGCTATGGCATCCGCATGATCCAGGGCAGCCACCTGGTGGTGCCCCGCCTCAACGAGGACGAGCGCGCCTACATCTTGCAGAACCAGGACGGGCGCATCGTCTTCGTGCTCCCCTGGGAGGAGGACTTCAGCCTGGTGGGGACCACCGATCGCCGCTACGACGGCGATCCGGCCCGGGTCACCGCCACCGACGAGGAGATCGACTACCTGCTGGGGGTCGTCAACGCCCACTTCCGGCGACCGCTCGCCCGCAAGGACGTGCTGCGCACCTTCTCCGGCGTCCGGCCGCTGTGCGATGACGAGTCGACCGCCCCCTCCGCCATGACCCGCGACTACACCCTCCATCTGGACACCAGCGGGGTACCGCTGCTCAGCGTCTTCGGCGGCAAGCTGACGACCTACCGCCGGCTCGCCGAGGCCGCCCTGGCGCAGTTGGCCCCGCACCTGCCGACGATGGGGCCCGCCTGGACCGAGAAGACTCCCCTCCCCGGCGGCGACATCGGCAGCCAGGTCGATTTCACGGCACGGCTGCTCGCGGAGTTTCCCTGGCTGGGCGAGGCGCGGGCGCGCCGGTTCGCGCGCACCTATGGCTCTCTCTGCCTCGAGTTTCTCGCCAGCGCCCGGGCCGAGGCCGATCTCGGCCAAGCGTTCGGCGCCGGCCTCACCGCCCGGGAGGTCGACTATCTGGTCGACCGGGAGTGGGCAGTCGGCCTCGAGGATGTCCTGTGGCGGCGGACCAAGCTCGCCATGCGCCTGAGCGAACGGGACCGTCAGCGGCTCGACCACTACTTGACGACGCGCCAGAGGCGCACCTCCATGGGCGTCAATTGA
- a CDS encoding MIP/aquaporin family protein: MTPFLGEIIGTMLLIVFGGGVVAGVLLKHSKAEAGGWIVITMGWGLGVAVAIYAVGSVSGAHINPAVTVGLAAIGEFPWSMVPAYLLAQLIGAFIGAVIVWLHYYPHWEKTENPGLKLAVFCTDPAIEHTPSNMMSEVIGTFMLVLGILAIGANDFTEGLNPLIIGLFILAIGLSLGGTTGYAINPARDLGPRLAHFLLPIAGKGGSNWKYAWIPVAGPLIGGVAGALFYRHVFVDGSALAMTIALLAIIACLAVGSRASGA; the protein is encoded by the coding sequence ATGACTCCGTTTCTCGGCGAAATAATCGGCACGATGCTACTTATCGTATTCGGTGGCGGCGTAGTCGCTGGTGTGCTGCTCAAGCACTCCAAGGCTGAAGCCGGCGGCTGGATCGTTATCACGATGGGGTGGGGGTTGGGGGTCGCCGTGGCCATTTATGCCGTGGGTAGCGTCAGCGGCGCTCACATCAACCCAGCCGTAACCGTTGGCCTCGCCGCCATCGGCGAGTTTCCTTGGTCCATGGTGCCAGCCTATCTGCTAGCGCAGCTGATCGGCGCCTTCATCGGCGCGGTGATCGTTTGGCTACACTACTACCCCCACTGGGAAAAAACCGAAAACCCGGGTCTGAAGCTGGCGGTGTTCTGCACCGACCCAGCCATCGAGCACACACCCTCCAACATGATGAGCGAAGTCATCGGCACCTTCATGCTGGTGCTAGGCATTCTGGCGATCGGCGCCAACGACTTTACCGAAGGGCTCAATCCGCTGATCATCGGCTTGTTCATCCTGGCCATCGGCCTGTCGCTTGGCGGTACCACAGGCTACGCCATCAACCCGGCGCGTGACCTTGGACCGCGGCTGGCGCACTTCCTGCTCCCCATTGCAGGGAAAGGGGGCTCCAACTGGAAGTACGCCTGGATTCCGGTCGCGGGCCCGCTTATCGGTGGCGTGGCGGGTGCACTCTTCTATCGCCATGTCTTCGTCGACGGCAGCGCGCTGGCCATGACAATCGCTCTGCTGGCCATCATCGCATGCCTAGCCGTCGGTTCCAGAGCGTCCGGGGCCTGA
- the hda gene encoding DnaA regulatory inactivator Hda → MSRTPAQLPLGVGLRDDATFANYHPGPNASLVARLVQQLDESGEPFLYLWGGEGVGRSHLLQAACHAASDRGLRALYLPLAELGHFPPLMLEEIERLDLVAIDDLERVLGRKRWEEALFHAFNRLRDAGKRLLVAADAAPRQLPVKLPDLASRLTWGVTFHVQGLDDAGRLAALQLRARGRGMALPDEVARYILHRGPRRLGELFEVLATLDRASLSAQRKLTIPFVKQALGW, encoded by the coding sequence ATGAGCAGGACCCCGGCGCAGCTGCCGCTGGGCGTCGGCCTGCGTGACGACGCCACCTTCGCCAACTACCATCCCGGGCCCAATGCCAGCCTGGTCGCTCGCCTGGTCCAGCAGCTGGACGAGAGCGGGGAACCCTTCCTCTACCTGTGGGGCGGGGAGGGCGTGGGTCGCAGCCACCTGCTCCAGGCCGCCTGCCATGCCGCCTCGGATCGGGGCCTGCGCGCCCTCTACCTGCCGCTGGCGGAGCTTGGACACTTTCCGCCCTTGATGCTCGAGGAGATCGAGCGCCTCGACCTCGTGGCCATCGACGACCTGGAGCGGGTGCTCGGGCGCAAGCGCTGGGAGGAGGCGCTGTTCCACGCCTTCAATCGCCTGCGTGATGCGGGCAAGCGGCTGCTGGTGGCGGCCGACGCCGCTCCCCGGCAGCTGCCGGTCAAGCTGCCCGATCTCGCCTCGCGGCTCACCTGGGGCGTCACCTTCCACGTTCAGGGGCTCGACGATGCCGGGCGGCTGGCCGCGCTGCAGCTGCGCGCCCGGGGGCGGGGCATGGCGCTGCCGGACGAGGTGGCCCGCTATATCCTGCATCGCGGGCCGCGACGGCTGGGCGAACTCTTCGAGGTGCTGGCCACCCTGGACCGCGCCTCGCTCTCCGCCCAGCGCAAGCTGACCATTCCCTTCGTCAAGCAGGCGCTGGGCTGGTAG
- the tpiA gene encoding triose-phosphate isomerase: MRTPLVAGNWKMNGSATLAEAFGHAFTEATLPEGLEVVICPPFPYLEAAQRAFDGTPLHLGAQTLNPLHSGAHTGEVSGRMLGEFGVRYALVGHSERRQLYRENDEQVFDRLLAALSVGLTPALCVGETLSERDAGHTMEVVLRQTGFVMSRLEPEQRQRIVIAYEPVWAIGTGRTATPKQAQEVMAAIREHQARHDHELASGLRLLYGGSMNADNAAELLAQPDIDGGLVGGASLKVDDFLAICQSAS; encoded by the coding sequence ATGAGAACTCCGCTGGTTGCCGGCAACTGGAAAATGAACGGCTCGGCAACGCTCGCTGAAGCGTTTGGACATGCCTTTACGGAGGCGACGCTACCAGAGGGACTGGAGGTGGTGATCTGCCCGCCCTTCCCCTATCTGGAAGCGGCGCAGCGCGCCTTCGACGGCACGCCGCTTCACCTGGGTGCCCAGACCCTCAACCCGCTCCACTCCGGAGCCCATACCGGTGAAGTCAGCGGGCGAATGCTGGGCGAGTTCGGGGTGCGCTATGCGCTGGTAGGCCACTCGGAGCGTCGCCAGCTCTACCGTGAGAATGACGAGCAGGTCTTCGACCGGCTGCTGGCGGCGCTCAGCGTGGGCCTGACGCCGGCGCTGTGTGTCGGCGAGACGCTCTCAGAGCGCGACGCCGGGCACACCATGGAAGTGGTCCTGCGTCAGACAGGTTTCGTGATGTCGCGCCTGGAGCCCGAGCAGCGCCAGCGAATCGTCATTGCTTACGAGCCGGTATGGGCCATCGGCACCGGCCGCACCGCAACGCCGAAGCAGGCCCAGGAGGTGATGGCAGCCATTCGCGAGCACCAGGCGAGACACGATCACGAGCTGGCCAGTGGACTGAGACTCCTCTACGGCGGGAGCATGAATGCCGACAATGCCGCCGAACTGCTTGCACAACCGGATATTGACGGCGGCCTGGTGGGCGGGGCCTCGCTGAAAGTCGACGACTTCCTGGCCATCTGCCAGTCAGCGAGTTGA
- a CDS encoding DeoR/GlpR family transcriptional regulator codes for MNQQLRQDAIVDLVRQQGYASIEQLTDHFSVTPQTIRRDLNALAEEGRLRRVHGGAGLESSTVNTAYATRKTLNLEAKRRIAALLASRIPDSSSLFINIGTSNEVIAEALLEHHRELEVITNNLNVAAILQHKEDFNVIIAGGQVRSRDGGIIGEATIDFINQFKVDYGIIGISGIDEDGSLLEFDYQEVRVAQAIIQNSRQVYLAADHSKFRRNPSVRQGNITQIHALFTDLRPPQSICQLMESHDVALHIAD; via the coding sequence ATGAATCAGCAACTTCGTCAGGATGCCATCGTCGACCTGGTCCGCCAGCAGGGCTATGCCAGCATCGAGCAACTGACCGATCACTTCAGCGTCACCCCCCAGACCATTCGCCGCGACCTCAACGCCCTGGCTGAGGAAGGGCGGCTCCGCCGGGTCCACGGCGGCGCGGGGCTCGAATCGAGCACCGTCAACACCGCCTACGCCACTCGCAAGACCCTCAACCTCGAGGCCAAGCGCCGCATTGCCGCGCTGCTGGCCAGCCGGATCCCCGACAGCTCATCGCTGTTCATCAATATCGGCACCAGCAACGAGGTGATCGCCGAGGCGCTGCTGGAGCACCACCGCGAGCTGGAGGTGATCACCAACAACCTCAACGTGGCGGCCATCCTCCAGCACAAGGAGGACTTCAACGTGATCATCGCCGGCGGCCAGGTGCGCTCCCGGGACGGGGGCATCATCGGCGAGGCCACCATCGATTTCATCAACCAGTTCAAGGTGGACTACGGCATCATCGGTATCAGCGGCATCGACGAGGACGGCTCACTGCTGGAGTTCGACTACCAGGAGGTGCGCGTGGCCCAGGCCATCATCCAGAATTCGCGCCAGGTCTATCTCGCCGCCGACCACTCCAAGTTCCGCCGCAACCCCTCGGTGCGCCAGGGCAATATCACCCAGATCCACGCCCTCTTCACCGACCTGCGCCCCCCCCAGTCGATCTGCCAGCTGATGGAGAGCCACGACGTGGCCCTGCATATCGCCGACTGA
- a CDS encoding AI-2E family transporter: MRREWWVLAAAVALVWLMLRLEAMLMPFIAGMILAYLVDPLANRLERWGASRPLAVSAVFLVLLVLLAVGVLVLIPLLVQQLRQFGQMIPGIFEWLESVLAPQIQAWTGFDVAGELDNVQATLADHWQDAGGYLAQFLGQVGRSGMAFITWVTYVSLIPVVTFYLLLDWKRLMASLRDLLPRGWEADTLRLVGRCDEVLSAFLRGQLLVMLSLGVIYGLGLTLMGVRFGVLIGLISGLASIVPFLGFIVGISIALIVAFFQFGTWLALLGVVAVFSIGQAIESTVLQPKLLGDRIGLHPVAVIFAVLAGGNLFGFTGVLLALPAAAVIMVLLRELNERYKNSTLYDATLARRDDEEAP, encoded by the coding sequence ATGCGCAGAGAGTGGTGGGTGCTGGCGGCGGCGGTGGCCCTGGTGTGGCTGATGCTGCGCCTCGAGGCGATGCTGATGCCCTTTATCGCCGGGATGATCCTGGCCTATCTGGTCGACCCCCTGGCCAACCGGCTGGAGCGCTGGGGAGCGTCGCGGCCGCTGGCGGTCAGTGCCGTCTTCCTGGTGCTGCTGGTACTGCTGGCGGTGGGGGTGCTGGTGCTGATTCCCCTGCTGGTCCAGCAGCTGCGCCAGTTCGGCCAGATGATCCCGGGGATCTTCGAGTGGCTGGAGTCGGTGCTGGCGCCCCAGATCCAGGCCTGGACCGGCTTCGACGTGGCCGGTGAGCTGGACAACGTCCAGGCGACCCTGGCCGACCACTGGCAGGATGCCGGCGGCTACCTGGCCCAGTTCCTCGGCCAGGTGGGGCGCTCGGGCATGGCCTTCATCACCTGGGTGACCTATGTGTCGCTGATCCCGGTGGTGACCTTCTACCTGCTGCTCGACTGGAAGCGCCTGATGGCCAGCCTGCGCGACCTGCTGCCGCGGGGCTGGGAGGCCGACACGCTGCGCCTGGTCGGGCGCTGTGACGAGGTGCTTTCGGCCTTCCTGCGCGGCCAGCTGCTGGTGATGCTGAGCCTGGGGGTGATCTACGGGCTGGGGCTGACCCTGATGGGGGTGCGCTTCGGGGTGCTGATCGGCCTGATCTCGGGGCTGGCCAGCATCGTGCCCTTCCTGGGGTTCATCGTCGGCATCAGCATCGCGCTGATCGTCGCCTTCTTCCAGTTCGGCACCTGGCTGGCGCTGCTGGGCGTGGTGGCGGTGTTCAGCATCGGCCAGGCGATCGAGAGTACGGTGCTGCAGCCCAAGCTGCTGGGGGACCGCATCGGCCTGCACCCGGTGGCGGTGATCTTCGCCGTGCTGGCCGGCGGCAACCTGTTCGGCTTCACCGGGGTGCTGCTGGCGCTGCCTGCGGCGGCGGTGATCATGGTACTCTTGCGCGAGCTCAATGAACGCTACAAGAACAGTACCTTGTACGACGCCACGCTCGCTCGACGCGACGATGAGGAGGCGCCATGA
- a CDS encoding phasin family protein has translation MNAFNFDTKQFDTQQFDALFFGPARAYASLSVDYAEKLAHAQLDATKAYTDTGLAQLRTLMAVKDAEGLKSYMEGQQKVAKDLAERLKGDAEKVVALQQDFVQQSQKLTEENVKQAQATATKATAQK, from the coding sequence ATGAACGCCTTCAACTTCGACACCAAGCAGTTCGACACCCAGCAGTTCGACGCCCTCTTCTTCGGCCCGGCCCGCGCCTACGCCTCCCTGTCCGTGGACTACGCCGAGAAGCTGGCCCACGCCCAGTTGGACGCCACCAAGGCCTACACCGACACCGGCCTGGCCCAGCTGCGCACCCTGATGGCCGTCAAGGATGCCGAAGGCCTGAAGAGCTACATGGAAGGCCAGCAGAAGGTCGCCAAGGACCTGGCCGAGCGCCTGAAGGGCGACGCCGAGAAGGTCGTGGCCCTGCAGCAGGACTTCGTCCAGCAGAGCCAGAAGCTGACCGAAGAGAACGTCAAGCAGGCCCAGGCGACCGCCACCAAGGCTACCGCCCAGAAGTAA